DNA sequence from the Fusobacterium sp. SYSU M8D902 genome:
GCACCCTGTTTATAGGCTTCATTTACAACCTGTCTAGTAAAATCATAAGTCTCAACTGGAGAGTTAACTACTAAAATCTGTCCTTTTTGTATATTTATCCCTTTTCTTATAATCAGTTCAACATAATTTTTAATCTCTTTTTCCATAATTAATCCCTCCTATTCAGTTCTAAAAACACCTTTTGAAATAAAATTATTTACATATCTTGCTGTTCCCATTTTTTTATGTATCTCTTTATGAATCAATGGGATTTTTAAAACTTCTTTGGCTTTTCCATACAGACACTCTTTATAATTTACTACTCCATCACTATACTCTCCTAACCATCTAGAGAATATTCCATATGGCTCTGTCCCAATTATTACTCCTACTTGTATTGACTCATCTAATTCAATACTATTCTTTTTATTTAAAAGTGCCAAGGGTTTAAATATTTTATCTAATAGTGGAAAAACTCTCTTCATTCTTCTGTGTATCACAGAATCCCTCAAAGGTGCTGCTATAAGTATTATCTTATCCACTATTCCTTTAACCTTCTCATCTTTTAAAGTACTAGCTATTAGTTTTCCCCCAAGATCATATCCCACTAAAACAATCTCCTCTTTTTCACTAAGCCCACTATATTTTAAATCTAATAAAAAGTTTTTTAACATCTCTTGAGAAAACTTTATATCTGGAAATGTCAATGGAAAATTTAGATTTTCAACTCTATATCCCAATAATTCAAGGTGTTCTTGAAGAGGTATCATATCTCTATAACTTTGATTAAATCCGTGTATTAAAACAACTCTAAAATTCATCTTCTCTCCCTTCAAAATATATATTCTTCATTCTAATTATATCATTTTTATAAAAATATCTCTAGAAATTTTATTCTATAATCTGCATATAGTTTACTTTGGAATATCTTAATAGCTTTCTATTTTAAAATATGTTAAAATATTTTAGAAATAAATACTACAACAAATTAGGAGGAAGCTATGAAATTTTTAAGAAATTTTATAATTTTTATTTTATTTTTAAGTTTTTCTTTACTCAGTTTTGCTATACAATTAGAAGATAGTAAAAACTTAGTTTCAGGAAAATTAGAAAATGGTATACACTACTATATCTATAAAAATAGCAAACCAGAGAACAAAGCACTATTAAATTTAGTTGTTAAAACAGGTTCATTAATGGAAGAGGACAACGAACAGGGAATAGCACACTTCATGGAGCATATGGCATTTAATGGTACTAATAAATTTGAAAAAAATGAATTGATTAAATATCTACAATCTATTGGTTTGAGCTTTGGTGGAGATTTGAATGCCTATACATCTTTTGATAGAACAGTCTATAAACTTCTTGTTCCCACTACTCCTAAAGAGTTGGAAAATGGTTTTGAAGTACTAAGAGAGTGGGCAAGTGAAGCTACTTTAGACTCTCAAGAGGTAGAAAATGAGAAAAAAATTGTAATTG
Encoded proteins:
- a CDS encoding alpha/beta hydrolase, whose product is MNFRVVLIHGFNQSYRDMIPLQEHLELLGYRVENLNFPLTFPDIKFSQEMLKNFLLDLKYSGLSEKEEIVLVGYDLGGKLIASTLKDEKVKGIVDKIILIAAPLRDSVIHRRMKRVFPLLDKIFKPLALLNKKNSIELDESIQVGVIIGTEPYGIFSRWLGEYSDGVVNYKECLYGKAKEVLKIPLIHKEIHKKMGTARYVNNFISKGVFRTE